The following proteins are encoded in a genomic region of Neomonachus schauinslandi chromosome 7, ASM220157v2, whole genome shotgun sequence:
- the SPATA9 gene encoding spermatogenesis-associated protein 9 encodes MPIKPVGWICGQVLKNFSGRIEGIQKVIMDLIDEFKDEFPTILRLSQSNQKREPMQKLSKIRMAVALARINRGTLIQGLNSISRSSKSVAKLLQPQLACRLLELRDISHRLLREVNAPKQPLYNVQVRRGSLFEMISFPAKTALTSIMYASYAALIYLTVCVNAVLEKVKKIFQEEESIRQNREESENLRKAFSEPVLSEPTFPEGEIRAKPYRSLPEKPDNISDCPKLPANKLNNKIQVLHSVFDQSAEMNE; translated from the exons ATGCCAATCAAACCTGTTGGGTGGATATGTGGGCAGGTGTTGAAGAACTTTTCTGGAAGAA TCGAGGGGATCCAGAAAGTCATCATGGACCTTATAGATGAGTTTAAAGATGAATTCCCTACCATCCTAAGATTATCACAGTCTAATCAG aaaagagaACCCATGCAGAAACTGTCCAAAATCAGAATGGCTGTCGCCTTAGCGAGGATCAACCGAGGAACATTAATTCAAGGATTAAACAGCATATCCAGATCTTCCAAATCAGTGGCCAAACTTTTGCAGCCTCAGCTTGCTTGTAGACTTCTAGAGTTAAGGGACATATCACATCGTTTGCTGAGGGAAGTTAATGCACCGAAGCAACCCCTCTATAACGTGCAG gTCAGAAGGGGTTCTTTgtttgaaatgatttcttttccaGCGAAGACTGCTTTAACTAGCATAATGTATGCTTCATATGCAGCACTAATTTATTTG acagTCTGTGTTAATGCTGTGCTGGAGAAGGTAAAGAAAATTTTCCAAGAAGAAGAATCCATAAGGCAAAACAGAGAAGAGAGTGAAAATCTTAGAAAAGCCTTTTCTGAGCCTGTGCTTTCTGAGCCTACATTTCCTGAAGGTGAAATCAGAGCAAAACCTTACAGGTCATTACCGGAGAAACCAGACAATATTTCAGATTGCCCCAAACTTCCTGCTAATAAGTTGAATAATAAGATCCAGGTTTTACACTCTGTGTTTGACCAATCagctgaaatgaatgaatga